One window of the Pseudochaenichthys georgianus chromosome 21, fPseGeo1.2, whole genome shotgun sequence genome contains the following:
- the LOC117466302 gene encoding uncharacterized protein codes for MMFVGTPFSSNSASPIPAHSPGPDPQSEVSCPALLPRSPPCWASQARGDLAQAEAELLRLHEKHSVETESVKRGVERSILGARREERRLLERVEQDHRDTQQGLEQVQRENMAAARVSQSLLDQRLRMVAQLKQRIQLVSQQSGLEDSEPNQLLKDIAEFLQPWEVSVSLKKVNFKPSSQPNAVTFGDIHVQEQSLCLHVGGCGPQGHMCALHSQEMQCDNKDHQGAGGENITLGQGWTSPTGRVVRKISLSTRSDLESEEEQNLSTTKIGHWLPKCEQPDWESSQDEEMEPASCQPQGEDVFLAVPTLLKNMDTESKDQVYKMNSNGKHHSPRNPRKSITGVSGRKPSPSPERRQEHAKLNHGLSLDSQGGDSHSRHLRYGNSALTSSRLTPRESLASQSCLDLTSRGRPHSRLSQSSDEHSLGTHGDSGRAPSPTDSLDSSYTFIVSPLNDYSKNRGSLNYNSRLSKSSVDLTHKTRPMISSGTNEHEGLWSVKCSNFNSMSSSTSHPLNRGPNVSDMGQTFSYPSYRSHNILHQPQKKFKVTGSKQPLVSRSSSMSVIDGSSQEQMRGRGEPALMEMEEESDSSLAVLNPRGIDLIRQFGKQGSGRSDLTLPSGIHATQQGQLFIVDCGNARIQVTDPRGNVLQQVTSPTSDGSARRCRNYFDIAVNAKGLIALSCAAERALLVFSRHGRLLQTFGGSGSGSARDELEAPRGVTVTRQDEFLIADIRRGSLIALKLDPKTGSRLERTVVTGFHRPYLVAACSSSGMVAVSERGNETGHVPCIKVLEPGWNTVRVLGVCAGMGPVLVCPWGISIDTDGNVLVADWGEQHRVLLYPAQGVGWPIVTQGLSSPRGLTLLPEGHLAVSDSMHHCIKIYQYKGTH; via the exons ATGATGTTTGTGGGAACTCCCTTCAGTAGCAATTCCGCCTCACCTATCCCAGCCCACAGCCCCGGTCCAGATCCTCAGTCAGAGGTTTCTTGCCCTGCTCTGCTGCCTCGGTCCCCTCCATGTTGGGCGTCACAGGCACGGGGCGACCTTGCGCAGGCAGAGGCAGAGCTGCTTCGCCTCCATGAGAAGCATTCAGTTGAAACTGAATCTGTGAAGCGGGGTGTAGAGCGGTCCATTCTGGGGGCACGCAGGGAAGAGCGGCGCCTGCTTGAGAGGGTGGAGCAGGACCATCGGGACACTCAGCAAGGTCTGGAGCAGGTCCAGAGGGAGAACATGGCAGCAGCCCGGGTCAGCCAGTCCCTGTTGGACCAAAGGCTTCGTATGGTGGCTCAACTTAAGCAGCGGATTCAGCTTGTGAGTCAACAGTCAGGTCTGGAGGACAGTGAGCCAAACCAGCTGCTAAAGGACATTGCAGAGTTCTTACAACCCTGGGAAGTTTCAGTTTCCCTAAAAAAAGTTAACTTCAAACCCAGCTCTCAACCCAATGCTGTCACCTTTGGAGATATCCATGTTCAAGAACAAAGCCTGTGCCTGCATGTCGGAGGTTGTGGTCCCCAGGGGCATATGTGTGCCCTTCATTCACAGGAGATGCAGTGTGACAACAAAGACCATCAAGGTGCGGGAGGAGAGAATATCACCCTAGGACAGGGGTGGACCTCACCAACAGGAAGAGTTGTCAGAAAAATCAGTCTTTCTACTCGGAGTGATCTTGAATCAGAGGAGGAACAGAACCTTTCCACAACAAAGATAGGCCACTGGCTTCCGAAGTGTGAGCAGCCTGACTGGGAGTCATCCCAGGATGAAGAGATGGAGCCAGCCTCCTGTCAGCCACAAGGTGAAGACGTATTCCTGGCTGTCCCTACGTTACTTAAAAACATGGATACAGAAAGCAAGGACCAGGTGTACAAGATGAACAGTAATGGAAAGCACCATTCTCCTAGGAATCCAAGGAAGTCAATAACTGGGGTCTCTGGTAGAAAGCCATCTCCCTCACCGGAACGACGACAGGAGCATGCTAAACTGAATCACGGTTTGAGTTTagacagccagggaggagaTTCTCATAGTAGACATTTGAGGTATGGCAACAGTGCCCTTACATCTTCCAGGCTGACTCCAAGAGAGTCTCTGGCTAGCCAGAGCTGCCTGGATCTCACCTCAAGGGGACGACCTCACTCTCGCCTCAGCCAGTCCTCTGATGAACACTCTCTAGGGACCCATGGTGACTCTGGCCGAGCCCCATCCCCAACAGACAGCCTTGACTCCAGCTACACTTTCATAGTTAGTCCACTTAATGACTACAGCAAGAACAGAGGCTCTTTGAATTACAATTCCCGTCTTTCAAAGTCTTCAGTTGACCTGACACACAAGACCCGTCCGATGATCAGCAGTGGGACGAACGAGCACGAAGGATTGTGGAGTGTTAAATGTAGCAACTTCAACTCCATGTCAAGCTCAACCTCCCATCCTCTCAATAGGGGACCTAATGTCTCTGACATGGGGCAAACCTTCTCATACCCTTCTTATAGAAGTCATAACATTCTGCACCAGCCACAGAAAAAATTCAAAGTTACTGGCTCCAAACAACCACTGGTGTCTAGGTCTTCATCCATGTCTGTCATAGATGGTTCCTCTCAAGAGCAAATGAGAGGCAGAGGAGAGCCCGCCCTCATGGAGATGGAGGAGGAGAGTGACTCCTCATTGGCAGTGTTAAACCCCAGAGGAATTGATCTGATCAGGCAGTTTGGAAAGCAAGGTTCAGGTCGGTCTGACCTTACACTGCCGAGTGGTATTCATGCCACGCAACAGGGCCAACTCTTTATAGTTGACTGTGGAAATGCACGCATTCAG GTGACTGACCCTCGGGGAAATGTCCTCCAGCAAGTAACCTCCCCAACTTCTGATGGCTCTGCTAGACGATGCCGTAACTACTTTGACATTGCTGTCAATGCTAAGGGTTTAATTGCACTAAGTTGTGCAGCAGAGCGAGCCCTGCTTGTGTTCAGCCGGCATGGTCGTCTGCTACAGACCTTTGGAGGGTCAGGGTCAGGCTCCGCAAGAGATGAACTGGAGGCTCCCAGGGGAGTGACGGTAACCAGGCAGGATGAGTTCTTGATCGCCGATATCCGGAGAGGTTCCCTCATTGCCCTGAAGCTTGACCCTAAGACAGGCTCCCGACTAGAGCGCACAGTTGTGACTGGATTCCACCGGCCTTACTTAGTGGCTGCATGCTCGAGCTCAGGCATGGTAGCTGTGTCCGAGAGGGGCAATGAAACAGGTCATGTGCCGTGTATCAAAGTGCTGGAGCCAGGCTGGAACACAGTTAGAGTTCTGGGTGTATGTGCTGGTATGGGACCGGTCCTGGTATGTCCCTGGGGCATTTCTATAGATACAGATGGTAATGTACTGGTAGCGGACTGGGGGGAGCAGCATAGAGTCCTGTTATATCCAGCACAGGGAGTGGGGTGGCCAATAGTAACCCAGGGCTTGAGTAGTCCACGTGGACTGACCCTGCTACCTGAGGGCCATCTAGCTGTATCCGACAGCATGCACCATTGCATAAAGATATACCAGTACAAAGGAACTCACTAa
- the fhip1b gene encoding FHF complex subunit HOOK-interacting protein 1B: protein MSWLSRLNPRGPGSRSGRSAAPSSPCTADPETCLMVFENHWRQVSWVLEQQEPSSSSDDLTAVRNHTDQMLCLLAEERPAESPEGVADVAPMGPILELVVTENILESLVQWHLRRGLDPDSQGALLKLFEMLIGQSQQPLLQHTAVHHPLLRLLGACADPELGCPLSLENSLVLLLNQICVSMARQPVVLEMLFRAAPAQQGSTNLLIFSLLVPFIHRDGAIGQQARDALLLVMAASASHESVARYISENSYFCPVLATGLSALYSSLPRKIEVRGDDWHALRREDWMGVSSIMLFMNSLEFCNAVVQVAHPLVRSQLLDYLHNGFLVPVMGPALHKSSVDEMIASTAYLDLFLRSVSETSLLKTFLRFILLHCHDNDTILDTLLTRISSNSRLCMVSLSLFRTLLSLNCEDVMLQLILRYLLPCTHVMLSQRRAIRETDLYGKSADKFLSLIPECCRLNPATSAERDEDNALWAKAVSSPSSESPVPPRPSTPSRLAFFIRQQSSGGGSGGGGSSTPTSMEPPQSGPSSSRPLSPESPMHQQQTNTECLDWDSGYLDYLKDSRRGIEFCSWACRDWSAPYDGENPSPNTAPPPPPPPTANPSMAMYPEHFSLQQGGSSNTPPGQQRAAIVAAARSEWSSSERDSGEWDVTIGKNNCISLTPRSKKRSLQREELLPKPIPQLVPSSSSSAPPLLTSHPASSPAPHNPTSTVTVSYQAMYNGTSGQGDGCSDNRDRGLEVKKVKRDLGEPQYLDENANQNGSLVSCSPQSCTALPQTAFSNSEMSDAKSLCPNQISSPSPVTQQTSDTKLLTGDTSNPHNASSDLVESNQTQQSVESLIKELLEQAPGEPQLPGDSNGQGISIEAFTQELRELEDRVKERSRAAVLQEDTPGDSVSSERPEEEPSSGLEVKLTVDPKVEGPVVGLCSPARPLNQPASQPYTGPFMVVLFAKLENMLQNSLYVNILLTGIVAQLACYPQPLLRSFLLNTNMVFQPSVKSLIQVLGSVKNRIEAFAASHEDFPAMLRKAQQYLVARGKVDWTDSPAAVPTLRRSDSLVKSRKPSLGDLILRHTNSPTRARHAAQLALAHVRDGSQSLHSALFRGGGGGGASGLEKQAEALRVKNAVYCAVIFCEFLKELASLAQEHAVTLPFPQGQETEE from the exons ATGAGCTGGCTGAGCAGGTTGAACCCGCGGGGTCCTGGGAGTCGGTCGggccgcagcgccgccccctcCAGCCCCTGCACTGCTGACCCGGAGACCTGCCTCATGgtgtttgagaaccactggagaCAG GTCTCGTGGGTGTTGGAGCAGCAGGAGCCTTCCTCCTCCAGCGATGACCTGACGGCAGTGAGGAATCACACCGACCAGATGTTGTGTCTGCTGGCAGAGGAGCGGCCCGCTGAGAGCCCAGAGGGCGTGGCCGACGTGGCACCCATGGGCCCCATCCTGGAGCTGGTGGTCACGGAGAATATTCTGGAGTCTCTGGTTCAGTGGCACCTCCGCCGTGGCCTCGACCCAGACAGCCAGGGGGCGCTGCTCAAGCTGTTTGAGATGCTTATCGGACAGTCCCAGCAGCCTCTGCTGCAGCACACGGCCGTCCACCACCCCCTGCTGAGGCTGCTGGGAGCTTGTGCTGACCCAGAACTAGGTTGTCCTTTATCTCTGGAAAACAGCCTGGTGCTGCTGCTCAACCAG ATCTGTGTGTCCATGGCCCGGCAGCCTGTGGTTCTGGAGATGTTGTTCCGGGCGGCTCCAGCTCAGCAGGGCTCCACCAACCTGCTGATCTTCTCCCTCCTCGTTCCCTTCATCCACCGGGACGGAGCCATCGGACAGCAGGCCCGGGACGCGCTGCTGCTGGTCATGGCGGCCTCGGCCAGCCACGAGTCGGTGGCACGCTACATCTCTGAGAACTCCTACTTCTGCCCA GTGTTGGCAACAGGCCTCAGTGCTCTCTACTCCTCTCTGCCCAGGAAGATTGAGGTCCGAGGAGACGACTGGCACGCCCTGCGGCGGGAGGACTGGATGGGCGTCTCGTCTATCATGCTGTTCATGAACTCGCTGGAGTTCTGTAACGCCGTGGTGCAGGTGGCTCACCCCCTGGTCCGCTCCCAGCTGCTGGACTACCTCCACAACGGCTTCCTCGTGCCCGTCATGGGCCCCGCGCTGCATAAG TCGTCGGTGGACGAGATGATCGCCAGCACCGCCTACCTGGACCTTTTCCTGCGCAGCGTGTCCGAGACGTCCCTCCTCAAAACCTTCCTGCGCTTCATCCTGCTGCATTGCCACGACAACGACACCATCCTGGACACACTGCTCACACGCATCAGCAGCAACTCAAGG CTCTGTATGGTATCGCTGAGCCTCTTCAGGACTCTTCTGTCTCTGAACTGTGAGGACGTCATGCTGCAGCTCATTCTCAG GTATCTACTGCCCTGTACCCATGTAATGTTGAGTCAGCGTCGTGCTATCAGGGAGACTGACCTGTACGGAAAGTCAGCAGACAAGTTCCTGTCGCTGATCCCAGAGTGCTGCCGGCTGAACCCAGCGACCTCTGCTGAGCGGGACGAGGACAATGCATTATGGGCAAAAG CAGTAAGCAGTCCCAGCTCAGAGTCTCCAGTCCCACCCAGACCCAGCACCCCGTCCCGCTTAGCCTTCTTCATCCGCCAACAGAGCAGCGGAGGTGGATCAGGAGGTGGGGGTTCCTCTACCCCCACCAGCATGGAGCCTCCTCAGTCGGGTCCTTCCAGCTCACGCCCCCTGTCCCCTGAAAGCCCGATGCACCAGCAGCAGACTAACACAGAATGCCTGGACTGGGATTCGGGTTACCTGGATTACCTCAAAGACTCGCGGCGAGGCATCGAGTTTTGCTCCTGGGCCTGCCGTGACTGGTCGGCGCCTTATGATGGAGAAAACCCCTCCCCAAACACAGCCCCTCCACCCCCACCTCCCCCTACCGCCAACCCTTCCATGGCTATGTACCCGGAGCACTTCTCTCTCCAGCAGGGAGGGAGCAGTAACACCCCTCCAGGCCAGCAGAGGGCGGCCATTGTGGCAGCAGCTCGATCCGAGTGGAGCAGCTCAGAGCGGGACAGCGGCGAGTGGGACGTTACCATCGGCAAAAACAACTGCATCAGCCTCACTCCACGCTCCAAGAAACGCAGCCTACAGAGAGAGGAGCTCCTGCCCAAGCCTATACCTCAACTCGTCCCCTCCTCCTCGTCTTCAGCCCCCCCTTTATTGACTTCCCACCCCGCCTCGTCCCCAGCGCCTCACAATCCCACCTCCACCGTCACTGTTAGCTACCAGGCCATGTATAATGGAACATCTGGCCAGGGTGACGGGTGCTCAGACAATCGAGACAGAGGACTGGAGGTAAAGAAAGTGAAGAGGGACTTAGGGGAgccgcagtatttggatgaaaACGCAAATCAAAATGGATCCCTTGTCTCCTGCTCCCCCCAAAGCTGCACTGCTCTGCCACAGACTGCTTTTAGTAACAGTGAAATGAGTGATGCAAAATCGCTTTGTCCGAACCAGATTTCCTCTCCAAGCCCTGTCACCCAGCAAACGTCTGACACCAAACTGCTGACGGGCGACACCTCAAACCCACACAATGCATCCTCAGATCTTGTAGAAAGCAACCAGACTCAACAGTCTGTAGAAAGTCTCATCAAGGAGCTGCTGGAGCAGGCACCGGGGGAACCGCAGCTCCCGGGAGACTCCAACGGGCAGGGCATCAGCATCGAGGCGTTCACACAGGAGCTGAGGGAGCTGGAGGACAGGGTGAAGGAGCGCAGCAGAGCAGCCGTCCTGCAGGAGGACACTCCCGGAGACTCTGTGTCTTCTGAGCGGCCGGAGGAGGAACCGTCCTCAGGCCTGGAGGTGAAGCTGACGGTTGATCCAAAAGTAGAGGGGCCTGTGGTGGGCCTGTGCAGCCCTGCTAGACCCCTAAATCAACCCGCCTCTCAGCCATACACGG GTCCGTTCATGGTGGTTCTGTTTGCCAAGCTGGAGAACATGCTCCAAAACTCGCTGTACGTCAACATCCTGCTGACGGGCATCGTGGCCCAGCTGGCCTGCTATCCTCAGCCGCTCCTACGCTCCTTCCTGCTCAACACCAACATGGTCTTCCAGCCCAGCGTCAAGTCACTGATCCAG GTTCTCGGTTCTGTGAAGAACCGTATCGAGGCGTTTGCAGCCTCTCATGAGGACTTCCCTGCCATGCTGAGGAAAGCCCAGCAGTACCTGGTGGCCCGAGGCAAAGTGGACTGGACTGACTCGCCTGCAGCGGTCCCAACCCTGCGGCGCTCTGATTCATTAG tgAAGAGTCGTAAACCATCTTTGGGAGACCTGATCCTTCGCCACACCAACAGCCCGACCCGGGCTCGGCACGCCGCCCAGCTGGCCCTCGCTCACGTACGGGacggcagccaatcactgcacAGCGCTCTGTTCAGAGGAGGTGGAGGCGGAGGGGCGTCTGGCCTGGAGAAGCAAGCTGAAGCTCTGCGAGTGAAGAACGCCGTCTACTGTGCCGTCATCTTCTGTGAGTTCCTCAAAGAGCTGGCTTCCCTGGCTCAAGAGCACGCAGTCACTCTGCCTTTCCCCCAGGGCCAAGAGACGGAGGAATAG